From Brassica oleracea var. oleracea cultivar TO1000 chromosome C3, BOL, whole genome shotgun sequence, a single genomic window includes:
- the LOC106331557 gene encoding uncharacterized protein LOC106331557 yields MGGEDSERDKDGKWRPPPQKADLKLWGILAFTVIGATATTFAVHQLRRTFDWVYTQVGRAQSAARKGTRGGSFRTAYQEEAWRRYNKRMQEEYEEELERVERIRRMQSVFNRERNKFRGGFENWKENDPNAHQYHQQYQRNDWYWKAESTFRNQRTNHQEPPKQNTRVYPLSHHYSVLGLSRSRATPYTEAEIKKAFREKAMEFHPDQNQDNKDVAEAKFKEVLLSYEAIKEERKDK; encoded by the exons ATGGGGGGAGAAGATTCTGAACGGGATAAAGATGGTAAATGGAGACCTCCGCCGCAGAAGGCGGACTTGAAGCTTTGGGGAATCCTCGCCTTTACTGTAATCGGCGCAACCGCCACCACTTTCGCC GTTCATCAGCTGCGAAGAACTTTTGATTGGGTCTATACCCAG GTAGGGAGAGCACAGTCAGCAGCGCGAAAAGGGACCAGAGGCGGTTCTTTCAGAACAGCTTATCAGGAGGAAGCATGGAGAAGGTACAACAAACGGATGCAGGAGGAGTATGAGGAAGAGCTTGAGAGAGTG GAACGTATTAGGCGCATGCAAAGCGTTTTCAACAGGGAGAGGAACAAATTTAGAGGGGGCTTTGAGAATTGGAAGGAAAATGATCCTAATGCTCACCAATACCATCAGCAGTATCAGAGAAATGATTGGTACTGGAAAGCTGAGTCTACCTTTAGAAACCAAAGGACCAATCACCAGGAGCCTCCAAAACAGAATACAAGAGTCTATCCTCTATCGCATCACTACTCTGTTTTAGGGCTCAGCAG GTCCAGGGCAACTCCATACACAGAAGCTGAGATTAAG AAAGCGTTCAGGGAGAAGGCGATGGAATTTCATCCAGACCAAAATCAAGATAACAAAG ATGTAGCTGAAGCAAAATTCAAAGAGGTGTTACTTTCTTATGAAGCTATAAAAGAGGAAAGAAAAGACAAGTAG